A single Asterias rubens chromosome 13, eAstRub1.3, whole genome shotgun sequence DNA region contains:
- the LOC117298881 gene encoding mannose-6-phosphate isomerase-like codes for MGSLVSKKKQTPPTEEAQQPPQETPAAKTQPPASPETQPPEEVEAQPPKAEAEADAEKPKESPPTSPPTAEGKEDSKPASNVSTPVKIPEITVDTSPPVDGSADEEEPPTVTPIAVALKCAVQQYAWGRIGEDSEVATLTQASDPDFQLRADEPYAELWMGTHGKGPSIVVGEDSKPLKDWIQANPDCLGDKVRSKFNAQLPFLFKVLSVNKALSIQAHPHKELAETLRAEHPENYPDDNHKPEMAIALTAFEGLNGFRPLTEIDEFLKTVPEFRAVVGEDNAAKLTAELETGGNDGKSVLKECFTGLMTREAEVIKTQLDLLVKRLEAQESESSHRELLLRLNSQFPGDVGCFCSYFLNHIILQPGEAMFLGPNEPHAYLSGNCMECMACSDNVVRAGLTPKFKDVENLCKMLTYISSPAQDKLFPSVTDPGDSCVTVYDPPVPDFAVARIKVSEGVESYAVTAYDSASILITISGQAEASHPSFGNGKTLTLKKGSVTFLSANHSLPLKLEKSEGFLSFRAYCPLA; via the exons ATGGGAAGTTTGGTTTCAAAGAAGAAGCAGACGCCACCAACAGAAGAAGCTCAGCAGCCTCCTCAAGAAACGCCTGCTGCCAAAACCCAACCTCCAGCAAGTCCAGAGACACAACCTCCAGAAGAGGTGGAGGCCCAACCTCCAAAGGCAGAGGCAGAGGCTGATGCTGAGAAACCCAAAGAATCACCCCCAACGTCACCTCCGACAGCTGAGGGGAAAGAGGATTCAAAACCCGCCTCAAATGTTTCGACTCCAGTGAAGATTCCTGAAATAACAGTAGATACCTCACCACCGGTAGATGGCAGTGCGGATGAAGAAGAGCCACCAACAGTTACGCCGATTG CCGTTGCATTAAAGTGTGCAGTACAACAGTACGCCTGGGGTCGTATCGGAGAGGACAGCGAGGTCGCAACCTTGACCCAAGCAAGTGACCCCGACTTCCAACTCAGAGCAGATGAGCCTTACgcagag CTTTGGATGGGAACTCACGGCAAGGGTCCGTCCATCGTAGTCGGCGAAGACTCCAAACCACTCAAGGATTGGATCCAAGCTAATCCAGACTGCCTTGGTGATAAGGTCAGGTCAAAGTTCAATGCTCAGCTGCCATTTCTCTTCAAGGTGTTGTCTGTGAACAAAGCGTTGTCCATTCAGGCCCATCCTCACAAG GAATTAGCTGAAACACTTCGTGCCGAGCATCCAGAGAACTACCCAGACGACAATCATAAACCTGAGATGGCGATCGCTCTGACAGCATTCGAAGGTCTAAATGGATTCAGACCGCTCACTGAAATTGATGAGTTCTTGAAGA ctgTTCCAGAATTCCGAGCCGTTGTTGGTGAAGATAACGCAGCGAAGTTGACAGCCGAGTTAGAAACAGGAGGAAATGATGGGAAGAGCGTCTTGAAGGAGTGCTTTACTGGACTGATGACGAGAGAAGCTGAGGTCATCAAAACACAGCTTGACCTCCTTGTAAAGAGACTAGAAGCTCAAG AATCAGAGTCGAGCCATCGAGAGTTACTCCTTCGTCTGAACTCTCAATTCCCCGGTGATGTTGGATGCTTCTGTAGTTATTTCCTGAATCATATCATCTTACAGCCAGGGGAGGCAATGTTTCTTGGCCCCAATGAACCACATGCTTATCTCAGTGGCA attgCATGGAGTGTATGGCTTGTTCAGATAACGTTGTCCGTGCTGGACTCACCCCTAAATTCAAAGACGTGGAGAACCTTTGTAAGATGCTAACCTACATCTCGAGCCCAGCCCAAGACAAACTCTTCCCCAGTGTGACAGACCCAGGGGATTCTTGCGTCACTGTGTATGACCCACCGGTGCCTGATTTTGCTGTGGCTAGAATTAAG gTTTCAGAGGGAGTAGAGTCATACGCAGTAACAGCCTACGACAGCGCAAGCATCCTCATCACAATCAGTGGCCAAGCTGAGGCGTCACACCCCTCCTTTGGAAATGGTAAAACCCTGACTCTGAAAAAGGGTTCGGTCACTTTCTTATCAGCCAATCACAGCCTTCCTCTCAAACTTGAAAAATCTGAAGGATTTCTGTCCTTCAGAGCTTACTGCCCATTGGCTTAA
- the LOC117298847 gene encoding succinate--CoA ligase [ADP-forming] subunit beta, mitochondrial-like yields MASTLSRYGRHFFAKNNRFSHLSKRILGVNAAISSDPRRNLSIHEYMSYDLLREAGINLPKAEVAKTPQEAYEKSKSLGAEDVVIKAQVLAGGRGKGTFDSGLKGGVKLAYSPEEVKDLAKQMLGRKLITKQTGEGGRMCSAVLVCERLYSRREYYFAITMERAFQGPVLIGSSQGGVNIEDVAAEDPNAIIKIPVDIINGIQDKEANDMAKQMGFSDQCLPQAADTFKKLYNLFIKNDCTMLEINPLTEDNHGNVLCMDAKINFDDNAAYRQKAIHDLKDWSQEDEREVAAAEHNLNYIGLDGDIGCLVNGAGLAMSTMDIIQLHGGSPANFLDVGGGATAEQVKEAFKLITSDTKVRAIMVNIFGGIMHCDIIANGIIAAAQDLKLNLPIVVRLQGSKVEDAKALIAASGMRILACDDLDEAAKMVVRLSTIVALAKDVSVHVDFQLPL; encoded by the exons ATGGCGTCCACCTTGAGTCGCTACGGTCGACATttctttgcaaaaaataacagatTTAGCCATCTTTCCAag CGTATTCTTGGAGTAAATGCAGCAATTTCCTCTGACCCAAGAAGGAATTTGTCCATCCATGAGTACATGAGCTATGATCTTCTCAGAGAGGCAGGAATCAATCTCCCGAAGGCGGAGGTAGCCAAGACACCTCAAGAGGCATATGAGAAGTCAAAGAGTCTTG GTGCGGAAGATGTCGTCATCAAGGCCCAAGTCTTGGCAGGGGGCAGAGGAAAAGGAACTTTTGACAGCGGTCTGAAAGGAGGAGTGAAGCTTGCATACTC ACCGGAGGAGGTGAAAGATCTTGCTAAACAGATGCTTGGAAGGAAACTAATCACAAAACAGACCGGTGAAGGTGGAAGAATGTGTAGTGCT GTTTTAGTGTGTGAGAGGTTGTACTCCAGGAGGGAATATTACTTCGCTATCACAATGGAGAGAGCCTTCCAG GGACCAGTACTGATCGGCAGTTCTCAAGGGGGTGTAAACATTGAAGACGTAGCAGCGGAAGATCCCAATGCAATTATTAAAATACCAGTAGACATCATAAAtg GCATTCAAGATAAAGAAGCGAATGATATGGCTAAACAAATGGGCTTCTCCGATCAGTGTCTTCCACAG GCTGCCGATACCTTTAAGAAGttgtacaatttgtttattAAGAACGACTGCACGATGCTTGAGATCAACCCTCTGACTGAAGACAATCATGGCAATG TACTGTGTATGGACGCTAAGATCAATTTTGATGACAACGCGGCGTACAGACAGAAAGCAATCCACGATCTGAAAGACTGGAGCCAAGAAGATGAGAGAGAAGTTGCCGCCGCTGAACATAATCTCAACTACATCGGACTAGACGGAGATATTGGCTGTCTAGTAAATGGTGCCGGTCTCGCAATGTCCACAATGGATATTATTCAACTCCATGGTGGGTCGCCGGCTAACTTCCTCGATGTAGGGGGCGGAGCTACGGCTGAGCAGGTGAAGGAAGCATTCAAACTAATCACTTCGGACACAAAG GTACGAGCAATCATGGTGAATATCTTTGGTGGTATtatgcattgtgacatcattgcTAACGGCATCATAGCAGCAGCTCAAGATCTCAAGCTCAATCTTCCTATTGTAGTTAGATTACAAG GTTCTAAAGTTGAAGATGCGAAGGCATTGATTGCAGCCAGCGGGATGAGAATCTTAGCGTGTGATGATCTGGATGAAGCCGCTAAAATG GTCGTTCGATTGTCTACGATTGTTGCTCTTGCTAAAGACGTCTCAGTTCATGTAGACTTCCAGTTGCcgttataa